From Streptomyces cyaneogriseus subsp. noncyanogenus, the proteins below share one genomic window:
- a CDS encoding beta-ketoacyl-ACP synthase III, with protein sequence MNGSRIAAVGHYQPARVLSNEDLAGMVDTSDEWIRSRVGIRTRRIAGPDEPVDELAAHAAGKALAAAGLAPADVDLVLVATSTAVDRSPNTAARVAARLGMPQPAVLDVNVVCAGFTHALATADHAVRAGAARRALVIGADKMSDVTDWTDRSTCVLVGDGAGAAVVEPCPEGREPGIGPVLWGSVPEMGRAVRIEGTPPRFAQEGQAVYRWATTRLPPLARRACELSGLAPEDLAAVVLHQANLRIIEPLAHRIGAVNAVVARDVAESGNTSAASIPLALSKLVERGEITSGDPVLLFGFGGNLSYAGQVVRCP encoded by the coding sequence ATGAACGGCTCGCGCATCGCCGCCGTCGGCCATTACCAGCCCGCCAGGGTGCTCTCCAACGAGGACCTGGCGGGCATGGTCGACACCAGCGACGAATGGATCCGCAGCCGGGTGGGCATCCGCACCCGCCGGATCGCGGGTCCCGACGAGCCGGTGGACGAGCTGGCCGCGCACGCCGCCGGGAAAGCGCTGGCCGCGGCCGGGCTGGCACCCGCCGACGTGGACCTCGTGCTGGTCGCCACGTCCACCGCCGTCGACCGCTCCCCGAACACCGCCGCCCGTGTGGCGGCCCGGCTCGGCATGCCGCAGCCCGCGGTGCTGGACGTCAACGTCGTGTGCGCGGGATTCACCCACGCCCTGGCCACCGCCGACCACGCCGTCCGCGCGGGCGCCGCGCGCCGCGCCCTGGTCATCGGCGCCGACAAGATGTCCGACGTCACCGACTGGACCGACCGCAGCACCTGCGTGCTCGTCGGCGACGGGGCGGGGGCCGCCGTCGTCGAGCCGTGCCCGGAGGGGCGGGAGCCCGGGATCGGCCCGGTGCTGTGGGGATCGGTGCCCGAGATGGGCCGGGCGGTGCGCATCGAGGGGACCCCGCCGCGGTTCGCCCAGGAGGGGCAGGCCGTCTACCGCTGGGCCACCACCCGGCTGCCGCCGCTGGCCCGCCGGGCCTGCGAGCTGTCCGGCCTCGCGCCCGAGGACCTCGCCGCGGTCGTCCTGCACCAGGCGAACCTGCGCATCATCGAGCCCCTCGCCCACCGGATCGGCGCGGTCAACGCCGTCGTCGCCCGGGACGTGGCCGAGTCGGGCAACACCTCCGCGGCCAGCATCCCGCTCGCCCTGTCCAAGCTGGTCGAACGGGGCGAGATCACCTCCGGGGACCCGGTGCTGCTCTTCGGTTTCGGCGGCAACCTGTCCTACGCCGGGCAGGTCGTCCGCTGCCCCTGA
- a CDS encoding GntR family transcriptional regulator, producing the protein MLSTGLPQGAVPRLERPGPLRDRVYEALLELITTRALRPGQHLVESELAGHLGVSRQPVREALQRLNTEGWIDLRPAQGAFVHEPTEEEADQLLTVRTLLEAEAARLAAAGADDAGIAGLEELCAEGERAVAADDVDGAVALNARFHAKVMELAGNAVLAELARQVDRRVRWYYTPIARQRGRQSWIEHRELIAAIADRDEQRATHLMREHTEHTRRSYHERARS; encoded by the coding sequence ATGTTGTCGACAGGACTGCCCCAGGGGGCGGTACCCAGGCTCGAACGCCCCGGCCCGCTGCGCGACCGTGTCTACGAGGCGCTGCTCGAACTCATCACCACCCGCGCCCTGCGGCCCGGCCAGCATCTGGTGGAGAGCGAACTCGCCGGCCACCTCGGGGTGTCCCGCCAGCCGGTCCGCGAGGCGCTGCAACGGCTCAACACCGAGGGGTGGATCGATCTCCGGCCCGCCCAGGGGGCGTTCGTGCACGAGCCCACGGAGGAGGAGGCCGACCAGCTCCTGACCGTCCGTACGCTGCTGGAGGCCGAGGCCGCCCGGCTCGCCGCCGCCGGCGCGGACGATGCGGGCATCGCCGGCCTGGAGGAGCTGTGCGCCGAGGGCGAGCGGGCGGTGGCCGCCGACGACGTGGACGGCGCCGTGGCCCTGAACGCCCGCTTCCACGCCAAGGTCATGGAACTGGCCGGCAACGCGGTCCTCGCCGAACTCGCGCGGCAGGTCGACCGCCGGGTGCGCTGGTACTACACGCCCATCGCCCGGCAGCGCGGCCGGCAGTCCTGGATCGAGCACCGGGAGCTGATCGCGGCGATCGCCGACCGGGACGAGCAGCGCGCCACGCATCTGATGCGGGAGCACACCGAGCACACCCGGCGCTCGTACCACGAGCGCGCGCGGTCCTGA
- a CDS encoding DinB family protein translates to MSSSRSELMARQWELTWSLFEYHAERLEAADFLWEPAPLCWTMRRQAAGGWAPDWADTEPDPVPVPTVAWLTWHIGWWLSVSADHVAGRTPRERAEIVWPGPGDPAVAWLRGLREEWSGAVAGLTEADLDRTAPFPWAHDPEHTLASMLAWVNAELMKNVAEIGQLRLLRAASAR, encoded by the coding sequence ATGTCTTCCTCACGATCGGAACTGATGGCGCGGCAGTGGGAGCTGACGTGGTCGCTCTTCGAGTACCACGCCGAGCGCCTGGAGGCGGCCGACTTCCTGTGGGAGCCGGCTCCGCTGTGCTGGACCATGCGGCGCCAGGCCGCGGGCGGGTGGGCGCCGGACTGGGCGGACACCGAGCCCGATCCCGTCCCGGTGCCCACCGTCGCCTGGCTGACCTGGCACATCGGCTGGTGGCTGAGTGTGTCCGCCGACCATGTGGCGGGCCGGACGCCGCGCGAGCGCGCCGAGATCGTGTGGCCGGGCCCCGGCGATCCGGCCGTCGCCTGGCTGCGCGGTCTGCGCGAGGAGTGGTCCGGCGCGGTGGCAGGGCTCACCGAGGCGGACCTCGACCGCACCGCGCCGTTTCCCTGGGCGCACGATCCCGAGCACACCCTCGCCTCCATGCTGGCCTGGGTGAACGCCGAACTGATGAAGAACGTGGCCGAGATCGGCCAGCTCCGTCTGCTGAGGGCAGCGTCCGCCCGGTGA
- a CDS encoding ROK family transcriptional regulator, with amino-acid sequence MTARPANAHQARLLKLLRDGGPNSRAQLGDQVDLSRSKLAVEVDRLLETGLVVADGLAASRGGRRSHNIRLHPGLRFLGVDIGATSVDVAVTNAELEILGHINQPMDVREGPVAVFEQVLSMAAKLRASGLAEGFDGAGIGVPGPVRFPEGVPVAPPIMPGWDGFPVREALSQELGCPVMVDNDVNLMALGEQHAGVARTVADFLCVKIGTGIGCGIVVGGGVHRGTTGSAGDIGHIQAVPDGRPCACGNRGCLEAHFSGAALARDATEAAQQGHSPELAARLEANGALSAADVAAAAAAGDATALDLIREGGTRTGQVIAGLVSFFNPGLVVIGGGVTGLGHTLLAAIRTQVYRQSLPLATGNLPIVLGELGPTAGVIGGARLISDHLFSPA; translated from the coding sequence ATGACCGCGCGACCCGCCAACGCCCACCAGGCCCGGCTGCTGAAGCTGCTGCGCGACGGCGGCCCCAACTCCCGCGCCCAGCTCGGCGATCAGGTCGACCTCTCGCGGTCCAAGCTGGCCGTGGAGGTGGACCGGCTGCTGGAGACGGGCCTGGTCGTGGCCGACGGTCTCGCCGCCTCGCGCGGCGGGCGCCGCTCCCACAACATCCGGCTCCACCCCGGACTGCGCTTCCTCGGCGTCGACATCGGCGCGACCTCGGTCGACGTCGCCGTCACCAACGCCGAGCTGGAGATCCTCGGGCACATCAACCAGCCCATGGACGTCCGCGAGGGACCGGTCGCGGTCTTCGAGCAAGTGCTGTCCATGGCCGCCAAGTTGAGGGCCTCGGGCCTCGCGGAGGGCTTCGACGGCGCCGGCATCGGCGTCCCCGGGCCGGTCCGCTTCCCCGAGGGGGTGCCGGTGGCTCCGCCGATCATGCCGGGCTGGGACGGCTTCCCCGTGCGGGAGGCGCTCAGCCAGGAACTCGGCTGCCCGGTCATGGTCGACAACGACGTGAACCTCATGGCGCTGGGGGAGCAGCACGCGGGCGTCGCCCGCACCGTCGCCGACTTCCTCTGCGTCAAGATCGGCACCGGAATCGGCTGCGGCATCGTCGTCGGCGGTGGCGTCCACCGCGGCACGACGGGCAGCGCCGGCGACATCGGGCACATCCAGGCCGTGCCCGACGGCCGCCCCTGCGCCTGCGGCAACCGGGGCTGCCTGGAGGCCCACTTCAGCGGCGCGGCGCTCGCCCGCGACGCCACGGAGGCCGCCCAGCAGGGCCATTCCCCCGAACTGGCCGCCCGGCTGGAGGCGAACGGGGCCCTCAGCGCCGCCGACGTCGCCGCCGCTGCCGCCGCGGGCGACGCCACCGCCCTGGACCTGATCCGGGAGGGCGGCACCCGCACCGGTCAGGTCATCGCCGGCCTGGTCAGCTTCTTCAACCCGGGCCTGGTGGTGATCGGCGGCGGGGTGACCGGCCTCGGCCACACCCTGCTCGCCGCGATCCGCACCCAGGTCTACCGCCAGTCGCTGCCCCTGGCGACCGGCAACCTCCCCATCGTCCTCGGGGAGCTGGGCCCCACCGCCGGAGTCATCGGCGGAGCCCGGCTCATCAGCGACCACCTGTTCTCGCCCGCGTAA
- a CDS encoding sugar ABC transporter ATP-binding protein, whose protein sequence is MAPEPPLLSMSGITKSFPGVRALDGVDLDVQAGEVHCLLGQNGAGKSTLIKVLAGAHQPDTGTIRWRGDDVTLRSPVAAMRLGIATIYQELDLVEHLSVAENVHLGHEPTTAGFVVRGKAARASTAALLKRLGHPEIDPARLVGDLPAAQQQIVSMARALSHDVRLIVMDEPSAALDPEEVDNLFRIVADLTADGVAVVYISHRLEEIRRIGDRVTVLKDGRAVAGGLPAKTTPTSEVVSLMTGRNVAYVFPERPAAAPDGDPVLQVRGLAREGEFAPLDLEVRPGEIVGLAGLVGSGRSEILETIYGARRPTTGRVLVGGRPLRPGSVRAAVRAGVGLAPEERKAQALLMLESVTRNVSVSSLSRFSRGGWIDRGAERGAARAATRELSLRPDDPSVPVRTLSGGNQQKAVLARWLLRGCRVLLLDEPTRGVDVGARAELYAVIRRLADEGLAVLLVSSEVPEVLGLADRVLVLREGRVVHEAPAPELDEHRVLDLVMEGTPAS, encoded by the coding sequence ATGGCACCAGAACCACCGCTGCTCAGCATGTCCGGCATCACCAAGTCCTTCCCCGGCGTCCGGGCCCTCGACGGTGTCGACCTCGACGTCCAGGCCGGGGAGGTGCACTGCCTGCTCGGCCAGAACGGCGCCGGGAAGTCCACCCTCATCAAGGTCCTGGCCGGCGCCCACCAGCCCGACACCGGCACGATCCGCTGGCGCGGCGACGACGTCACGCTGCGCTCCCCGGTCGCCGCCATGCGCCTGGGCATCGCCACCATCTACCAGGAACTCGACCTGGTGGAGCACCTGTCGGTGGCCGAGAACGTCCACCTCGGCCACGAGCCGACCACCGCCGGCTTCGTCGTCCGCGGCAAGGCCGCCCGCGCCTCCACGGCCGCGCTGCTGAAGCGGCTCGGCCACCCCGAGATCGACCCGGCCCGCCTGGTCGGCGACCTGCCGGCCGCGCAGCAGCAGATCGTGTCGATGGCCCGGGCACTCTCCCACGACGTCCGGCTGATCGTGATGGACGAGCCGTCCGCCGCGCTCGACCCCGAGGAGGTCGACAACCTCTTCCGCATCGTCGCCGACCTCACCGCCGACGGCGTCGCCGTCGTCTACATCTCGCACCGCCTGGAGGAGATCCGCCGCATCGGCGACCGGGTCACCGTCCTCAAGGACGGCCGGGCCGTCGCGGGCGGGCTGCCCGCGAAGACCACACCGACCAGCGAGGTGGTCTCGCTGATGACGGGGCGGAACGTGGCGTACGTCTTCCCCGAGCGGCCGGCGGCGGCACCCGACGGGGATCCGGTGCTCCAGGTGCGGGGACTGGCGCGCGAGGGCGAGTTCGCGCCCCTCGACCTGGAGGTGCGCCCCGGAGAGATCGTCGGGCTCGCCGGACTCGTCGGCTCCGGCCGGTCGGAGATCCTGGAGACGATCTACGGCGCGCGCCGGCCCACCACCGGCCGGGTGCTCGTCGGCGGACGGCCGCTGCGCCCCGGCAGCGTACGGGCGGCCGTACGCGCCGGAGTCGGACTCGCCCCGGAGGAACGCAAGGCCCAGGCCCTGCTGATGCTGGAGTCCGTCACCCGCAACGTCTCCGTCTCCTCCCTGTCCCGCTTCTCGCGCGGCGGCTGGATCGACCGGGGCGCCGAACGGGGCGCCGCCCGGGCCGCCACCCGCGAACTGTCGCTCAGGCCCGACGACCCCTCGGTGCCGGTGCGCACCCTGTCCGGCGGCAACCAGCAAAAAGCCGTCCTGGCCCGCTGGCTGCTGCGCGGCTGCCGCGTGCTGCTGCTCGACGAACCCACCCGCGGCGTCGACGTCGGCGCGCGCGCCGAACTGTACGCCGTGATCCGGCGCCTGGCCGACGAGGGCCTCGCCGTGCTGCTGGTCTCCAGCGAGGTGCCCGAGGTCCTCGGCCTCGCCGACCGGGTGCTGGTGCTGCGCGAGGGCCGCGTCGTACACGAGGCGCCCGCACCCGAACTCGACGAACACCGCGTACTCGACCTCGTGATGGAAGGAACCCCGGCGTCATGA
- a CDS encoding ABC transporter permease, protein MTQHVSPPRGGTGKAAAVDGPPARRVPLGRADLRTLSLLGVLAALILIGGITRPDEFLDTRNLQLVLTQASVIGVVTVGMTFVIVSGGIDLSVGAIVALASVWATTVATQEYGFGGILFTAVAVGVGCGLVNGVLVAYGAMVPFIATLAMFASARGLALQITDGKTQIVTVESVLDLGERDAYVLGIPPLVLVFAVVTLAGWLLLNRTTFGRRTVAVGGNAEAARLAGIDVRRQRLYLYLLSGLCCGIAAFLLIVLSGSGQNTNGNLYELDAIAAAIIGGTLLSGGRGTIVGSVLGVLIFTTITNIFALNNLQSDVQQIAKGAIIVAAVLVQRRTASTT, encoded by the coding sequence ATGACGCAGCACGTGTCCCCGCCACGGGGCGGCACCGGCAAAGCGGCGGCGGTGGACGGCCCGCCCGCCCGGCGGGTTCCGCTGGGCCGCGCCGATCTGCGCACCCTGTCCCTGCTCGGTGTGCTCGCCGCCCTGATCCTCATCGGCGGCATCACCAGACCCGACGAGTTCCTCGACACCCGCAACCTGCAACTGGTCCTCACCCAGGCGTCGGTGATCGGTGTCGTCACCGTCGGCATGACCTTCGTCATCGTGTCCGGCGGCATCGACCTGTCGGTCGGCGCGATCGTCGCCCTCGCCTCGGTGTGGGCGACCACGGTGGCCACCCAGGAGTACGGTTTCGGCGGCATCCTCTTCACCGCGGTCGCCGTCGGGGTGGGCTGCGGCTTGGTCAACGGCGTGCTCGTCGCCTACGGGGCGATGGTCCCGTTCATCGCCACCCTCGCCATGTTCGCCTCGGCGCGCGGCCTCGCCCTGCAGATCACCGACGGCAAGACGCAGATCGTCACCGTCGAAAGCGTCCTCGACCTCGGTGAACGCGACGCCTACGTCCTCGGGATCCCGCCCCTGGTGCTGGTCTTCGCGGTCGTCACCCTCGCCGGCTGGCTGCTGCTCAACCGCACCACCTTCGGCCGCCGCACGGTCGCGGTCGGCGGCAACGCGGAGGCGGCCCGGCTCGCCGGCATCGACGTCCGCCGCCAGCGGCTGTACCTCTACCTGCTGTCCGGACTGTGCTGCGGCATCGCCGCCTTCCTGCTGATCGTCCTGTCCGGCTCCGGCCAGAACACCAACGGCAACCTCTACGAACTCGACGCCATCGCCGCCGCGATCATCGGCGGAACGCTGCTGAGCGGAGGCCGCGGCACCATCGTCGGCTCCGTGCTCGGCGTCCTGATCTTCACCACGATCACCAACATCTTCGCCCTGAACAACCTGCAGAGCGACGTCCAGCAGATCGCCAAGGGCGCGATCATCGTCGCCGCCGTGCTGGTCCAGCGCCGTACCGCGAGCACGACCTGA
- a CDS encoding substrate-binding domain-containing protein, whose product MPEPSPFTSRRGLLFGAAAVSAGAVLTGCTSNETDDGGEPAADTRPAEADKPGKQVTIGYAGPLADHGWLNAINDQAKNRAEKYSDVTLEVTEGSNDTAQQIGQIETLINKKVDVLVVLPADGKALTQVGLKAMRAGIPVVNLDRVFNTPQAYRCYVGGDNYGMGLNAGHYIGEKLKDKPDARVVELAGLDNLELTRQRTQGFDDALKNYPNIKKVARQAADFTVESGQAKMAQLLQAQSKFDALWNHDDDQGVGALRAIEQAGRDDFLMVGGAGALSAFQAIKQDNGVLKATVLYPPTMAASAIDLARALGQGKGVSGLAEHEIPSSITLYSAVVDKENVDEYMSTGFK is encoded by the coding sequence ATGCCAGAGCCGTCGCCTTTCACCAGCCGCAGAGGACTGCTCTTCGGGGCCGCCGCCGTGTCCGCCGGCGCCGTCCTCACCGGCTGCACCAGCAACGAGACCGACGACGGCGGGGAGCCGGCCGCGGACACCCGGCCGGCCGAAGCCGACAAGCCCGGCAAGCAGGTCACCATCGGCTACGCGGGCCCGCTCGCCGACCACGGCTGGCTCAACGCCATCAACGACCAGGCCAAGAACAGGGCCGAGAAGTACTCCGACGTCACCCTGGAGGTCACCGAGGGCTCCAACGACACCGCCCAGCAGATCGGGCAGATCGAGACCCTCATCAACAAGAAGGTCGACGTCCTGGTGGTGCTGCCCGCCGACGGCAAGGCGCTCACCCAGGTCGGGCTGAAGGCGATGCGGGCCGGCATCCCCGTCGTCAACCTCGACCGGGTCTTCAACACCCCGCAGGCGTACCGCTGCTATGTCGGCGGCGACAACTACGGCATGGGTCTCAACGCCGGCCACTACATCGGCGAGAAGCTCAAGGACAAGCCCGACGCCCGGGTCGTCGAACTGGCCGGGCTGGACAACCTCGAACTCACCCGGCAGCGCACCCAGGGCTTCGACGACGCCCTGAAGAACTACCCCAACATCAAGAAGGTGGCCCGTCAGGCCGCGGACTTCACCGTCGAGTCCGGGCAGGCCAAGATGGCGCAACTGCTCCAGGCGCAGTCGAAGTTCGACGCGCTGTGGAACCACGACGACGACCAGGGCGTCGGCGCCCTGCGCGCCATCGAGCAGGCGGGCCGCGACGACTTCCTGATGGTCGGCGGCGCGGGCGCGCTCTCCGCCTTCCAGGCCATCAAGCAGGACAACGGCGTGCTGAAGGCGACCGTCCTGTATCCGCCGACCATGGCCGCCTCCGCGATCGACCTCGCCCGCGCCCTGGGCCAGGGCAAGGGCGTCAGCGGCCTCGCCGAACACGAGATCCCGTCGTCGATCACCTTGTACTCGGCCGTCGTCGACAAGGAGAACGTCGACGAGTACATGTCCACCGGCTTCAAGTGA